AAGAACTTAGAATGTGGGACGACAACATCCAGACAGAGTTTGACCATGAGACCGGCGGCTGGATTTTATGGAACCGACGACCACGAGGACGAGGACCGATCCGAACCCAACTCTGTCTGAAGACTGTGTGACAGCCAGTTCAAAATCAGCAGCGATGTGGACCTCCATTTGAGGATCGGCGGAGGACAGGTGGCGACGGAATACTTTGATACATAAGCTGCCACCTCGGCCTGGAATGTATCCAATATATAGACACGGTACGGTATGGGGAAAACTAGTGTAGAGGTGGAGAGGGTTGGGGGATGGGGGAAGGGGGAGGAGCGTAGTATATACACTGGAAATTTTCAACCACTGGAATGTGtgagtttttcttttcaagGGTATTACGAGGCGTGGGCCAGAAACCGTAGATTTTTTACACTTTTCGCCATAAATCAGCACTTTTTCGAAACACTCTCTATATGCACATGATTATTCAGATATTTTGTTACTAAATATCCTTATTTATTGATCTATTTTCATAGTATTTTTCCAGCCATATACCCGCAGCTCAAACGGCTCGCTTTTGGCCTCAGCAGGACAACGCACGAAGTGAAACTAAAAGCGCCCGCATTCGCCTTTCTTGTCTGCCCAGATGGATGTCCTGCCAGCGGATTATGCTCCTCCGCAGCATAATCAACGCATTTGTCCTTTTCGCACAGGGGCTGTGGTGAAAAGCTTTCCACCGAAACGAAAACTGCGCAGGCTCGACAATCCTGACGAGTCCTTCGTCCTTCGGCATTGGTCGCTGGCGGCTGGCAACAGTAGCCGTTGATACTTGGGGCCACGGTGGGGGTTTGCTGAGCCACCTGCCCGTGGAGCACCAATCAGAAGTCCTCTTGTACATGGGAATTTACCACCTCCTTTGGGTTGGCATGCGAATCTCAGTCGTGCGTGAAATGCTATTAACATGTTGCCAGGCCATTTTCCATTGTTTTTTGCCTCATGGCACACACAGTCGTCCTCGTCCTGCATTCTCCTCCTCATTCGACATCCCAGAATGTCAgccattttgaatatttttcgctgtctGCTTGGGGGACACTTAAAACACCTAAGCATGCTCACAAAATGTTCGAAAATACAACGATTTATGGATGAGCATCGCTTCTGTTGATTATTGACCAGCCACAAATAAGTGACTTTATTTCTTTGGAGTTTGATTGATTCAAGTTGTGCGTGATGCTTTTTATATTGGCCAAGTTTGTGGCTCAATAGGTTGCCAATCTAATGGATATCATTAGTTATGAGGCCCTTAAGTGGTGTAACaatttgtcatttattttcttaaaaaggtTTCTTTTGATTTTAGAGTCATCATAGAGCCATTAAAACTTGCTTCGTCGAATCactccaatccaatccaaaaCAGTCTGttctaaacaatttaaagatGAAGGCTAAAATTACtaatacttaaaatttacTAAGCTTCCCACTGTTACATTTTTACACAATTATCTACCTTAGATcgtgcttaatttttttatttatttacttatcaTAATATCCTAGTgctacaacattttttaagttttaatgtttgtaATGGTGTTTCTTAAagaataagatttaaaaatctctttatttattaaggcAATCCTTAATactgtaaaaaaattttgtctAACCTTAAACGGtaactaatttttttgaagagatTTTAAACTAGCTACATATGTTTTCTTGCTATATtaggttttttaattaaatcaaataaagttTAAGTATAATTAAGACTTAAGAGATATATTAGTTCTTCAATTTTGCTTAACAGCTTAAGCTAGCCAAAGGACATAATAAGTTATTAGTAAGCCCTCTCAAAGTCTTTCTCAATGGCCACTTAAAGTAGCCAACAATATTGGTCAACAGTGTGAGCAACTACATCGATTCTCACCCACCAACCTAGCCAATTCATAATCCATAAAGAAAAAACCTATGCCTATGCCTCAACGATATCCCTGCTTCCGTTTGGGATGCCATTCCCGAATCCCCATTCAGATATCCTGGCCACGTTGCTAATACGACGCGTTGGCCTAACCCTCATAAGCATAAAGCAAACAGCCAAACAGTTGCAACTCAGCCAAAAGCTATAATAAAGTTGCGGAAGTAAACAGCAAAGCGAAATAAACAAGAAGCAGGAAAACAGGACGAGCTGGGAAATGAAAGGAAAGTCAACAGAACAGCAGCGGGATTTTCGCATTCGAAAGGGATacacaaaatgaaaaagcaGACTTTGGGGCAGACAATTTCACAGACAAGACGGCGCCACAATAGCAACTCGTCTGCCTCATCTGCGAtattaaatttctgaaaatGCCCGATCCGTGCGGCATTTTACTATTTAAACAAAGCGATTAAGGGTGCGCGGCTAGCGTCTAAAAGCAGCATCCTCATTGATTGACGTAAATGAAGAATAATCGAATTGCTCGCCCATAAAACTCTAAACTAAGTGGCGGCGTTGTCAGGCGGCTCGAGTGTCACTCAGCGTACCCACCGTGCACAGTGGGTATAGCTGATTATTTactaagtaaataaataaccgaatagaaaagctttaaaaaatatttagggTTTAATACATATACAAAATCTACTTCGTAATAATCTTTTAGTATTTCCCCAAAAATACTCTAatcatcttttattttttgctgatTTACACTggtaagtaaataaaatttaaaccatataaAACTTGaatgttgtttattttaaacattttaagtcgtacattttccacatttaagtgagtttaaaattaaatcatgcaatttaatgtgcaatttttttttaatttaagtgtcaaataaaaaatattaaattcaatagccagatatatatttttaatactccATTagcagataaataaataaatatatatatacctaaatTTTGATAGAAATAAATCACTTGCTAAgctatgcaaaatattttcctgTTTGCCTTTGCTCGAATCATCTCTACTTGCTTTATACATAATTATATTGGTACcttatcaatttattttttgttggaacTATTGctcttttcaaattattttaaaaaagatgtTCGAAAAAACCACTGTGACCGAAATGCTCTCATAAATTGTCGGCAAAAAAGTGTCAAACTTGAGTTGACAGAACCCCCGGACGGAGTTTTATCCTGTGATCCTGTGGAATCGGGGGAAATCTGTCCTGGCTTCAGTTCCCATCGCACGTCAGCGGTAATTAGTGCAGTTTCAGCTACAGCTTCGGCCGGAAGTCGTCTTCAATTTCATTGCGTCAGCATAATCATCATTATGCTGTTGGTCCTGTTGAGTCCTCTCCCGTTGTCTTTGCCTTTTGCACTAATTACAAAATAACTTTTGCAGCTTTGTCATCTTTGTGTATATACTTTTTTCGGGGGATTCCCCATGGTGTCTATGATGTATGGCTTTTCGTTGTCTGATTTATGGGTGGTTTTTTGGGTGGGGTGGGTATCTACGGATTACCGTCAGTAAAAGGGTTTCACGCGGCTTAATTACCAGCAGCAAATGTGACAACTTTAAAAGCGCTTGAATTTCAACTCGGAATCCGCAAAAGTATGCCAGTGGTTTCCCCACACAGGTTCAAGGCACGAAATTGATGAGCTTCTGTGGATCCAGCCGACTCATGCTGTCAATCCACATGTCCACCCACTCAATCACAAAACTAAACGCTGCGCTCGTCGATAAGCGTGCCACATAGTAAGAGTAATAAACCCAAACTTTGGAAACGAGGGGAGGTTGCAGGTCGGGGGTTAAGAGTGGTGTGTCTCTGCCCAAAAACGATTTCtgagatttaatatttatttttgtttgtgtgcaAATAGCTGGAAGCGACTGAGATATGAAGGAAACTCCGAGGGGAGGCGTCGAATTCGGGTACATGAGATATCTATTCCATGGAGAATTTCACTTTAATCGGCACAGCTTTTCtggaatttattaaatatttaaaattataaacaaaaagtacataagttattgaaatttgaattacacttattttaaatgttaaaaatatgtatgtatatattgaCAAATACCCATAAAACATTCTTTCTTAAACAACCAATTCTTAAAACGTATTACAATAATAGATATTTATTAAGATTGTTCATTTTTATACTCCATATTTTAGGATAACTCTTCGCCCTTCTAATTAGCATATGCCTCCATTTAGGACTCGACTCTTTGTCAGtcacacaacaacaacgaaatccATTAGGGTCAtagaagaaatatttattcatttgaaatacatttttctcttCGCTTGCCGCATAACAATACAAGCTGAGCACAAAAGGCGAAAAGCGTCAGTCAGTGCAACTTTATTTCAAGCTAGAATTCACAGGCACTCCATCTACTAAACCGCCCACTTGCCACTCCCATTTTccacactttaaaaaattaaacgtattccttggaaaataaataaattaatctaaaaatttatttctaattatttgaataaaaatacataattttaagACAGGAAAGGAATAATAAATgctgtataaaaatatatctataatatgtgttgttaatatttaaataaaatattttaatagtatatTTTTCGCAGATATATCATAGATACTATTTGAGGAATGtgaactttttatatattatgggtatatacttttttgttCACTGTAGAAATCCCTGTGACAGGCGGCATACCGGAAGCAAATGCTTTTGTCGCCCGGCGTGTGCCGCTCTCTGTTGTTGCTTtcgttttttgtgttttaccCTCAAAACGCATGAATATACTCATAAATGTGTATCTGAATCTTTAGAATGCCTTGATTAATGTTGGCGCACGTTGGCTTTTACCCCTACCATTGCAAAATAAGGGTGAACTAGAGCgggcaataaaaatgttgtcacACATCATTTAGCAGCAGCGGGCAGTCCCAGGCTAGGCTtcccagtttttttttaaattgtttataaattataagacatttattatgaatttcaaaaacatttcaattcgCTGGTGGACACCTGATACCCCGCTTTGTTAAGTCCCCCCAAAACCAAGAGTGGTTGCCATTGCCTGCCAGGCATCATAATGAATCTAATCACTTACGCTCGAGTGCATCAATTATGCTGCCGTCAAGGATCACGAGGATGAGGTGGAAGGACGAGGCGGACGGGCTGACAAAATGACTCCAGGATGGAGTGACAGGCGTGGACCCTCCGGAACAGAAGCGACGACGTGCCCATTGTTAAATgtgaaaatttgtttgctaCGTCATCGCAACAACAAGCTCGTCAAGTTTATAACTTTATGAGTCTgtaaacatacatatacatttatactCCCCTAATAAGTAGtcacaaaaaatttgaaaatctcaCGGTTTTCACTTTTAGATGGGCAGTAATTGGTAAAACAAAACTCTCCTTTCCAGAACAGCAAATCcaagcttaaaaaataaattaaagtataaaatgaAAACCCAATATTTTCCAATAAAGTCTTTATTAAgatttgtactttttgtataaataatttaacaataacTATAAACGAATCAAGATGATAATGGAAATGCATAAATGAGTTTCAATGGTTTCTTATAGGATTTTTTATGatgatttcttattttatagtatgtaataaaaaagactgccaatatttatttttatttttaaagacaagttatcaaaaacctttttttttcaggagacATTTAAGGTAAAATTAAAGCTGCTCTACCCTCGGTTTCAGTCCACTGGACCTTTTTGGTCATCTGTGTGAAGAAACCGCACAATGTGTTTTTAGcatcattagaaaaatattaagtttccTCTGCCTTAGTCCAGATCTCCCTGGCAAAAGGACATGGCCGGAGCAGGGCTTTAATTGCTGTGAATGCGAATACTTAAAAGTTGCTGCCTTTTATGCGGTTGCCGTCAAAGCGAAACTCAATTAAGCTGCAGTCCCCACCCCATATAGCATCATTCCATCGTTGAATCACCCCTGATTTAAAACTGCTGATACGGCAGTTGACGACGGCGACAAGGACATCAATGAGGAGGCTTTGTCATGGTTGCCCAGCCAGCCAGTCAGTCAGCCACCGAATGCCTTTTCAAaggcatttttaattgaaattatccGATGCTACCTTTTCAGCTTCGCCCCGCGAATTTCTCAGCTGAAATTTGCGTTTTTCTGCTTTGTTACCTTGCAGTCGGAGTGATTGACATGTGAGTCGTCCTGCTCCTTGGAAACTTTCCTTCGGCCTCAACTTGTTTACATCTTAGTGCGCTAATAGCGGCCCTAAGTCGTCCAACGATACGCCATAAATCCATGTTAATAACGCCGTCGTAAAAGGGGATGCAATGTTGTCTTCATTCGCAGAGACATgagcacagagaaaaaataaatcatgggttcaattaaaatatatacaaataagtAGTCTGATATAAAAATAGCCTTACCTACTTAGAcctcaaattgtttttaatactttCAATAACAAAGCtaataaactaataaattaaaaaagtaaagtataaaataatttttaatttcaaaacaaaaacacattttatctGTAATTTTAAGGATATTATAGCTCTAAtaactaattatttaaatgtttctttaATTACGATATATCAATAAGCTTTATAAGTATaactaaaattcaaattcgTTACTTTTTTCGGCGTAAGATTTAtcttaaaacatattaatagGGTACCTTACCATAATGTTTTGAGTCTGCTaagaattcatttaaaaaatgataaacTTATCTTTTGTGTAAGATTCTATAGTGGGGGCGATCCACAAACTCAAAGACATTTAAGTAGATTAAGCGACTTTCATGTTGTGTCCTCAGTCTTTGGGACATCAACCCAAATGAACGACGACAGTGAAACAATTCACGAGGCACGCCCCGGTGGCAAAGGACTTGAGCACGGCGAACGGCAGGATATAAAATCCGCAATATGCCTTGCCAGTTGCCACACgaaatatatgcaaatataGTCCTTGTGCGTAGGCGTGGCAGAAGGGGCGttgcaacggcagcagcatcagcatcagcatcgcCAGCAAACAATGAAAGTAAATgccaaaacattttattgattaTCAGGCGAATGGGAAGCTTAGGCAGTGGGTGAGGTTTACTTAATTTTGGGCTAAAATTTGTGATTATCTAAAAGTaggaaaataaaagttatatttattagAAGAAATTCAAATAACTTGATGGGTATTTGAAACATTGTGCTTGTAAttagaaaatatgtttaagtTGGAAGGCGGTACTGTAAAATGTAGTGCTTGAAAAATacccaaataaaatatttcaaagagtattccataaatttaaaatatatatatttatttatggaaaTGAGTTATATACAATTTGCTGAAGTAAGAagtaatgttttaaaacaatttttgtttaatattcaaaatttctataaacatttatttaataataaaaccttttaaattcGCTTTAAGTAAGTTAATTGCTTGTAGCTTTACTCAGAGATTTCTTAATTACGAAGTTTAAAATTACTATTGTTTTTACTTACGAAAAGTAGTTTTTATTCCACTGTACTTGGTCCTTCAACTGCCATTAGACGGCGCCGGCGAGTGGGCTACACTTTTTTGCAGTTGTCTGACGACAATGCGAAATGGAGAGTCCTGGAGTCCGTGCCTGAAAACCGGAGTGCAGACCTGAATTCTGGTATGGGTAAGAGCATTGAGCATTTTAATAACCGCAGTGGAGAAGCGGGAAACTGGAATCGGAGAACGGGAAGCGATGGGCGGCCATAAATTATGCCACCCACCAACTGTAAAAAGGAGAAGGCATTGACAGTCGTCCTTCGTGGGCCGCCCGTCGAGCGATTTGTAATACACAACTCCCTTTCCGCCGATTGCGCTTTTTGGCTTGCTGTGGCGTGGCGTGGCGTGGCCCAAAGGACCAAAAGGACCTCCTCTTGTCCTCCAATGCcttgataattttaaactcTATCGTTAGAGATAGAtagaaataaaagcaaaagagACTTCGAAGTGGTCAGTGCGGCGTCATAATGCAATtgtataattttcttaaaagctCACTGTCGTCGGCAATAAATGTAACAATAATACGCAACTCGAGTGCACTTAGGACCATTTCACAGAGATCACAAAAGGCAttacagaaattaaaaatgccaCCAAATGGGCAATGAACCCCaaaatcacacacacacacacattttcggacaaaacaaaacaatcagGCAAATGGTGTGAAACAGGGCATTTTAGCTAATTGAAATGtgtttgcaaataaaatgcttgccaaaaaataaatagaaataaaagtgcaaatcCTTGGCTGCCGGCTGGAGTCACGTTTCAGCCGGGGGCTTAGTCCAAAGCTCCTTTTCATTCCTTTGGCAGGACCACCTGTGGCTGCTCGCCAGGATCACATCTCAGGTGCGAAATGAAGATTTATAAAATGGCAAATTGATTTAACGTGCCAAGTGTTTCTTAATGCCGACAAGttgatcaaattttaatacctCCCCCGGGGAGCGAAAAGGAAAGCACCCCTCTCATGTGGTTTAATTTCACCCCCGAGTCCTAGTAATTGAGGGTTAAACTAGTGAGTTGTGGGCTCATCAACAGGTAATTTTTGTGCTTGCGGCTTGTTAGTTgcaacataaataatttatgagtTTTTTTAGCCTAACAAGCTCAGCTCGATTTTTCCCCTTAGGATTGTCacacaaaaatcgaaatttgaATACTTAGCGCATCACGTTTTCCGACTTTTCTTCTCCCACTTTTTTGTATTGTCAATTGCGCCgcgcatttttattattttttcttttccgcGCTTTATTGGTAATATAATACATTCAATTCTGTTTTTGGCTTTCCTTGCGCAAACAGAGCCctgaaaaaattcaattaaatgtaatCGCATCTATTTCTTCTGCACCCGTGACTGATTGTTCTAAGGGCGAGCAGCGCGGAAagaattgaaattaaaattgaataaatagcCAAATAAACTCCTTGAAAATAAATGCTAATTCCGCGCTTTTTCTCAAGTTTCcactttcgttttttatttttcatcaCCCATCTTAAGTGTGGTGAGGCACGTGCCAGGCGAAATCTTTTTAATGTGTCGCCAAAGTTGAGAAACTCGATATGGGAAGTTGTCaaacaataaaagaaatttgCTACTTGAgaattttcgttttattcagcaaggatttttgttcaattttggCAGAGTAAAATCGCTATGGAAAATTATGagatataattttgattttcgtATGCATTTTGAGTAAAAAATGATGGCAAAATaagcatttgttttatttgtcttttagtattttagacatttaaaaaataattatatctaTGCATGCTAGAAATGTTtagtataatatatttaaagctcTATGAAATGAAAACTAAGAATTAGTACTAAGAGAGAATTTTGGggtattataaaaatataaactaataGAAAGCCAAGTATTAAGATATCTGTTAtctgatatatatatgtatgttttcaGTCTaagaaatttaacaaaaaatcgtggtcgagaaaaataaaagcttttctAGACAACATTAAAGCAAATGCTGAACACTAGATAAAATTAGCTAGCCTGAAAACTTTTCACTTACcatcaaattcaattaataatacCGCTCTATATTTCGACTAACCAGcttaaatgggaaaaaaaacgCTTTCCATTTAGCAAGGACGcaatgaaattcaattaaccTCAAGTGGATGCCACAACAGCAGGATTCACCATGATGAAGGCATAAAACAAAGGCCGAATCTGCGGTGGCATTCACACCTCATCAGCGTCAAGCAGAAGGATATTTGTGGATGGGGGCAAGGATAGCAAGGATATCAAGGATATGCCAGAACGAGAACATCCCTTGACTGTTTGCCAGCGTTTAGCTTCAGCTTCAGATATTGCCACCCGGGGTTATCGATGCCCCATATTAAACTTTCACTGCCGCTGGCTTGCGATGAAAAGTGCTCAGTACTCGGTCTGATTAAGAGCTGAGCAAACAAATCACGAACCAGCCGACTTGTTTGCTTAGCCAGTGTCTAAACATCGCTCTCAACtgttttttaaactgtttGCCAAGCGGTTTCGATTCGGGGAACAACCCCGTGTAAttaacatttcaattttgCTCATCGGGCAAATGTATCTCTTGTGCTTCAATGCGTTTCCGTCCTTCGGCAAATAAATTGTGTTTCAGGgcaattgttgctgctctTTCGTGTTGacatatgcaaatttttagcaCCGCCCACCACAGTTCACAAAAGTTTTCTGATTACTTTTAAGCATCCGGGAAGGAGGACGAAATAGACCAACTTGATGGTCGCCTTTGTAGGCGGTTCAATCGCATCGATTGTTTGCTCCTTGCTGGTTTTTTACTATTTCTCTAAAGTTAGAATTTATTTAGAGCTTTaacaagtaaaaaaatattttaaaacaattgtgTATGCAACGTTTATAAGCCTtctaaattttatatacagaaaatatatattttaagctgaaggctaaaactaaaactaatctaaaaaaaaataacatacatATACCATTTAGAAAAtacgaaaaatttaaaagaaatcaataaaataatatatattaccaagtaatttatcaaataatttaaacaaaaaactatgGCCTTCCCTACTAaccaaaaaagaatttaattttttaaaacaacctGTAGATAAGTAAAAATCATCCTTCGGTTGTTTCTAAAATTAAGTTCCTTGCTTcttcatattaaaaataatccaTGAAGCTTTATgacaataaatttatgtcgCATTATAAAACTAATGAATAAaatctttctttttaaaaaagccCCATCAATCACTTCTTGAATTAATAAGTGAATTAAGTTTTGATGTAtcaagtaatttattttatttacttaagatcacatttgttttccaataaaaatacaaaacaatagcacaataaaaacaattgccTAATCATAGGTTCTAAATCGATATGGATTGATATGATGTTGCTATGATATTCTTTAGGTTTATTGAGAGATATAATAGCAGGGAGTAGCGATAAGGACTACTTCCAAAGCTTTTGAGGAATCCAGATCTAAGGAATCCGTTGATATCGACTCCAAGCAACTGAGAGCTGGATTCTAGTGCTTCCACCTCCACTTCCATGTCCACATCTCAGCCAGTTCCGACGGCAGTGCAGCCACAGCGAACGAGGTCCTTGCCAAGGCATGTCCTTGCTGTGGCAGGGGGATTGGGATTCCCCTTCAATTTTCCTCCTGTTTTCCTGTTTTTCCGGCGACTCTTCGCTCCCTTCTCACGTCCGATTCCTGGGCATCGATTGTGGTTTGTGTGTGGCGCCAGTGACTGGGCCGGGGTTTTTATAGCTGCCGCCAAAACAGGACGAAGCTTTCGCCCCCCGGAAAATGGTAAACTTTCGTGTTGAGTTTCAGTCCAACCAGAGTGTTGAGTTTCCCCCCACGCAAGTGGCAACAATTGTTGCCGCCTAATTGGGTGTAtacggatacagatacatgCTTCTGTTGGCGTTTAGGTAAATAAAAGTGGGAGTCTATATACAAAGTATATGTGACCTTTTGCACACAAGGACACCGGAGAAAAGGAGGAGCCTGACTCGCAATGGCCGCCATTTCGAAAATTTCCCTGCTTTGCgttgcataaaattaaatgttatttaaattatgccCGCTCTCTTTTGGCCTAATCCTTTCATGCCTGCGAGTAAGTGATTAAAGCCATTAACGAAATTATCGTGGATTATAAAGATTTGTTCGGGACTTTCGCAGCGGGGCGTCTCGGGCTGAAAGACAATGCCATTTCCCGTAATCCAGGGGCTTCAATTAATGGAGTGTCGACGTCGCCCACTCGCAAAAAAAGGGTTGCTGCCCCGCCCACCGGCAAAAAGTTGGCAGTAGCAATTGGAAAGGGGGTTGATTTCACATTTCTGGCTTTATCTATTTTTGAACATTGCATTTCCACGGCATTTCTCGCCTGCTGACGTCAATGGACCACAGCTTTTTCTACCATAGGTTTCAGTTCTCCTTCTGCGTTGCAATTTTATGAGCTTTTTTCCACTTGTCCGCTTTTTTATGGCCTGCATCAATTGCAGCTTTTTGTCATTTAAAATGTCTGACTGCCAAGATggctataaataaacaaaatcaataaacGAAAATATAACTATGGTGTCGAAAGtccaaaaattaaaccaattCTGTAAGAATAAACGATTAGTTTAGTGTTAGGAAAAGTGAGTAGGTctatttatcaaaattaagaGATAGGTCTTACTATTAAGCAAAACTGCAGTAAccatttgttaaataataatataatgctGGAAAAGCAAGCtttgaaatcattttaaatgtgGTTAAAATATAGGGAACATACAatgtttgaaatttgttataatGAAGGATAACGAAGCTTCGGAAACAAATTCACAGTctagtaataaaaaaaaagaactcaGATCGATACATCAAGGTTGGAAGAATCAGAAACTGGGGAGGATCCTAAGCACCAAAGCTCTAAAGAATTATACctcaacaaacaaacacatacCTTACCAGATTTAATTTCTACAGATAAAGAAGAAATTGCTATGGCCCAAACTGtaacaaacaaagaaaaaaaggatgaaaaaaaaacagattccATTTCTCTAAATGTTCAAAGGACTGAATCAACTCAATCAATGGAGGAATATCAACTTGAAGAAGATTCTAAAATCTATAAAGCTTGCCCCAACAAAAAACCTGAATTTATTGGAATTTCTGGGAGTATATGTCTTACAAGCCCAATAAGCACAGATTCATTTGATTCAGAACTTAATTCTGATTTAAGCCAGGACCAGGAATTAAAcataaagaaaaagaaaacggATTTAGTTAAAACCGATAATATTGAAGATCCTGAGGAAAAGTTTAGGAGACATTTTCTTAAGACGTTTGCAGATATACCAAGAATATCACAAATTTCTTTAGAAGATAAGCCCAAAGATAAAGTAATG
This genomic stretch from Drosophila gunungcola strain Sukarami unplaced genomic scaffold, Dgunungcola_SK_2 000001F, whole genome shotgun sequence harbors:
- the LOC128261711 gene encoding uncharacterized protein LOC128261711, whose translation is MPWQGPRSLWLHCRRNWLRCGHGSGGGSTRIQLSVAWSRYQRIP